From the Pyxicephalus adspersus unplaced genomic scaffold, UCB_Pads_2.0 Sca150, whole genome shotgun sequence genome, one window contains:
- the LOC140344903 gene encoding RAS protein activator like-3-like yields the protein MHSWQWPKHSSIQGLILKRKKKQNKKKTSSSPLSPDERSFHGSHESLGFVEILDLNNEKDVTIRALHSSIFGEQFCFEVITSKCSRCFGCSSILERDRWIENLRRFVQPDKDNFEREESSLSLWIHEAKGLPNSGPGSRASYFCEVHLDGSLYGRTSSKTPESGAAFWGESFNLKDLPSFLGHVTLHLLREGKEATGVGTVTLALEGMREGGERWVPLGGEVTLRLRGRYRKLCVLPLVQYKEFAEYLTWKYLKLSRAMEPILSAREKEELGRSLIYVLQSTGQAKEFLVDLGTAEITRYDFQDSLIFRENTIVTKAIEEYMKMVGQTYLQETLGPFVTRIYDSTDSHEVDPQRCSLEELNENKEHLWQSCEEVVQRILDSQRSFPPELLVVFSMWQEKVASWNRPELGSQMVSACLFLRLLCPAILSPGLFHLSPEHPKPLAARALTLVAKVLQNLANFTR from the exons GAGTTTTCATGGGTCCCATGAGTCACTTGGTTTTGTGGAAATTCTTGATCTGAATAATGAGAAAGATGTAACTATAAGGGCTCTACACAGCAGCATTTTCGGGGAGCAGTTCTGCTTTGAG GTCATCACCTCCAAATGCAGCCGTTGTTTTGGGTGTTCCTCTATTCTGGAGCGAGACCGGTGGATTGAAAACCTCCGCAGATTTGTGCAACCAGATAAG GATAATTTTGAGCGTGAGGAATCGTCTCTCAGTCTGTGGATCCATGAAGCCAAAGGTCTTCCCAATTCAGGTCCTGGCTCTCGTGCCTCTTACTTCTGCGAAGTCCATCTTGATGGTTCTCTTTATGGCCGAACCTCAAGCAAAACACCTGAGTCTGGAGCAGCATTTTGGGGGGAAAGCTTTAACTTAAAGGATTTACCATCCTTTTTAGGCCACGTTACCCTCCATCTTCTCCGTGAGGGGAAAGAAGCCACTGGTGTGGGGACTGTAACACTGGCTTTGGAAGGAATGAGGGAAGGGGGCGAAAGATGGGTGCCTCTTGGTGGAGAGGTGACACTCAGACTACGTGGCAGATACAGGAAACTCTGTGTTCTTCCTTTGGTTCAGTACAAGGAGTTTGCGGAGTATCTCACCTGGAAGTACCTTAAGCTGAGCAGAGCAATGGAGCCCATTTTGAGTGCACGGGAGAAAGAAGAACTTGGGAGATCACTGATCTATGTCCTGCAGAGCACCGGTCAAGCCAAG GAATTCCTGGTGGACCTCGGTACAGCTGAGATCACACGTTATGATTTCCAAGACTCATTAATATTCCGTGAAAACACTATTGTCACCAAGGCCATTGAAGAGTATATGAAAATGGTGGGACAGACGTACCTCCAGGAGACCCTTG GCCCTTTTGTCACTCGCATATATGACTCAACAGACAGTCATGAGGTTGACCCCCAGCGCTGTTCCCTAGAAGAGCTAAATGAGAATAAGGAGCATCTTTGGCAGAGCTGTGAAGAAGTTGTGCAGCGTATCCTAGATTCACAAAG ATCTTTTCCTCCAGAGCTCCTGGTTGTGTTCTCAATGTGGCAGGAGAAAGTAGCTTCATGGAACAGACCAGAGTTGGGTTCTCAGATGGTCAGCGCTTGCCTGTTCTTGCGGTTGCTGTGTCCTGCTATCCTCTCCCCGGGGTTGTTCCACCTCTCTCCTGAACATCCTAAACCTCTTGCTGCGCGTGCTTTGACCCTGGTTGCTAAAGTCTTGCAAAATCTTGCCAACTTTACAAGGTGA